Proteins encoded by one window of Anaerolineales bacterium:
- a CDS encoding MBL fold metallo-hydrolase has protein sequence MSAYHLMDVYNYTALYLLYEWSKPSGMRIEVLGAGGAWGVPRPFCPCPICVEARQKGAPYTRYGPSLFIHDLKLLIDTPEEIAVQLNRAGILRVDSVFYSHWHPDHTAGFRVWEGNWNSNPESLYEFPPVVNPTTVYLPVNVAATFEEYHALKTKCDYAVAAGVITVAIIPTHESVIIQGVKVTPLQLAEEIACGFLLEWTDERPKRVLILIDEVFGWLPPPDLGHLDLVFIPAGVFDLHPLTGERRIPLNHPLLKREITHGQVLDLLRCLDAERVVFVHLNETDRLHLTEYQEVARRINAARQGIIPEVMFAYDTLILTV, from the coding sequence ATGAGCGCCTATCACCTTATGGATGTGTACAATTACACTGCATTGTACCTTTTGTATGAATGGAGCAAGCCAAGCGGAATGCGAATCGAAGTTTTGGGGGCAGGCGGGGCATGGGGCGTTCCGCGCCCGTTTTGCCCTTGCCCCATCTGTGTTGAAGCACGGCAAAAAGGCGCACCCTACACGCGTTATGGTCCTTCCCTATTCATTCACGATCTGAAGCTGTTGATCGACACCCCAGAAGAAATCGCTGTGCAGCTTAACCGCGCAGGCATCCTCCGCGTTGATTCTGTCTTTTACAGCCATTGGCATCCCGATCATACGGCGGGGTTTCGCGTGTGGGAGGGAAATTGGAACTCAAATCCTGAGTCGCTTTATGAATTTCCACCCGTCGTCAACCCAACAACCGTCTACCTTCCCGTCAATGTCGCAGCAACCTTCGAGGAATACCACGCCCTCAAAACAAAGTGCGATTACGCAGTGGCGGCAGGGGTGATCACGGTTGCCATCATCCCTACCCATGAGTCAGTGATCATTCAGGGTGTAAAAGTAACCCCGCTCCAACTCGCTGAGGAGATCGCCTGTGGTTTTCTTTTGGAATGGACAGACGAACGCCCCAAACGAGTGTTGATTCTGATCGATGAGGTGTTCGGGTGGTTGCCCCCGCCGGATTTAGGACATCTTGACCTCGTATTTATACCGGCAGGGGTCTTTGATCTCCACCCACTTACGGGCGAGCGCCGCATCCCGCTGAATCACCCGCTTTTGAAACGAGAAATAACACATGGGCAGGTTTTAGACCTATTACGCTGCCTTGATGCCGAACGTGTAGTGTTCGTTCACCTGAACGAGACAGACCGCCTTCACCTCACCGAGTATCAGGAGGTGGCACGGCGGATCAATGCGGCACGACAGGGGATCATACCGGAGGTTATGTTTGCCTACGACACCTTGATCCTCACCGTTTAG
- the hisF gene encoding imidazole glycerol phosphate synthase subunit HisF: MLAKRIIPCLDVNGGRVVKGVNFINLQDAGDPVEHAQAYDREGADELVLLDITASHEGRETLLDVVRRVADSVFIPFCVGGGLRSVEDIRATLLAGADKVSLNSSAVRTPTLITEGARYFGSQCIVVAIDPKWAGDHWEVYINGGRVPTGLDALEWAKQVEALGAGEILLTSMDRDGTREGYNIPLTRAIAESVSIPVIASGGAGSKDHFATAFSEGKADAALAASLFHYRDLTIAEVKAYLAAKGIPVRA, encoded by the coding sequence AATCTACAGGATGCTGGCGACCCTGTTGAACACGCCCAAGCCTATGACCGCGAAGGGGCAGATGAACTTGTTTTGCTCGATATTACCGCCTCTCACGAGGGGCGCGAGACGCTTCTTGATGTGGTGCGGCGCGTTGCCGATTCTGTGTTTATACCGTTTTGCGTAGGGGGGGGCTTGCGCAGCGTGGAGGATATTCGGGCAACGCTCCTCGCCGGGGCAGATAAAGTCTCGTTGAATTCCAGCGCGGTGCGCACACCAACCTTGATCACCGAGGGGGCGCGGTACTTCGGCAGCCAGTGTATCGTTGTTGCCATAGACCCCAAATGGGCAGGTGATCATTGGGAGGTCTATATCAATGGTGGGCGTGTCCCCACAGGGCTGGATGCGCTTGAGTGGGCAAAACAGGTTGAAGCATTGGGCGCGGGCGAGATTTTGTTGACGAGTATGGATCGGGATGGGACGCGAGAGGGGTATAACATCCCACTCACTCGCGCCATTGCCGAATCCGTTTCCATTCCGGTGATAGCCAGCGGGGGCGCCGGGTCAAAAGATCATTTTGCCACTGCCTTCAGCGAGGGAAAAGCAGACGCCGCCCTTGCCGCCAGCCTCTTTCACTACCGCGATCTGACCATTGCCGAGGTCAAGGCATATCTTGCCGCGAAGGGTATTCCTGTACGCGCCTAA